The Thiothrix subterranea genome has a segment encoding these proteins:
- a CDS encoding DUF6394 family protein, with protein sequence MNSEKVVFGFFILLALTLNFGFFIGDIDNIAHHNVYELFAALVVSLIATVLKFGDRTHLGAIFLATSLVADLQLLMAALIWGYAAHVSAAGMDTEATVAVVSFSGGALLANIVSVVLLLAETMTVRR encoded by the coding sequence ATGAATTCAGAAAAAGTGGTTTTCGGTTTTTTTATCCTGTTGGCGTTGACGCTGAACTTCGGTTTTTTCATCGGCGACATTGACAATATCGCCCATCACAATGTCTACGAATTGTTTGCCGCACTGGTCGTCAGCCTGATTGCCACGGTATTGAAATTTGGCGACAGAACACATCTGGGGGCGATTTTCTTGGCAACCAGTTTGGTGGCAGATTTGCAATTGCTGATGGCTGCTCTGATCTGGGGTTACGCCGCTCACGTCAGTGCGGCGGGTATGGATACGGAAGCAACCGTAGCGGTGGTATCGTTCTCCGGTGGGGCGTTACTGGCGAATATTGTCTCGGTTGTTTTGCTGTTGGCGGAAACCATGACCGTGCGTCGCTAG
- a CDS encoding HVO_A0114 family putative DNA-binding protein, whose product MQNNPKRTLEIKIQSEKQTMQASAARFLNAWNKSEYAGEYLTFTSPSMFFEVINARRWDLVIKLQTLGKTSIRELARQSGRDVRRVHDDIKILIEHGIVEQDAEGVCVPYDEIHADFTLMAEAA is encoded by the coding sequence ATGCAAAACAACCCTAAACGCACCCTCGAAATCAAAATCCAGTCTGAAAAACAGACGATGCAAGCCTCAGCAGCGCGTTTCCTGAATGCGTGGAATAAAAGCGAATACGCAGGCGAATACCTGACGTTCACTTCCCCCAGCATGTTTTTTGAGGTGATCAACGCCCGTCGTTGGGATTTGGTTATAAAACTGCAAACCCTCGGCAAAACCAGCATCCGTGAACTAGCGCGGCAGTCAGGGCGTGATGTCCGACGGGTACACGATGACATTAAAATCCTGATCGAACACGGGATTGTCGAACAAGATGCAGAAGGTGTTTGCGTTCCCTACGACGAGATTCACGCCGACTTCACGTTGATGGCAGAGGCTGCGTAA
- a CDS encoding toxin-antitoxin system HicB family antitoxin, which produces MATMTIRLPDEQHNRLKTLATRRGVSLNKLMEEFAIRILTETDAETRFRLRAARGNVSEGLAVLDKLDKHYAQAGK; this is translated from the coding sequence ATGGCAACCATGACAATCCGTCTACCTGACGAGCAACACAACCGCCTGAAAACCCTAGCAACCCGTCGCGGCGTTAGCCTGAACAAGCTGATGGAAGAATTCGCCATCCGCATTCTCACTGAAACGGATGCCGAAACCCGTTTCCGCCTACGGGCAGCGCGTGGCAATGTCTCAGAAGGTTTGGCAGTACTCGATAAGCTGGATAAGCATTACGCTCAAGCAGGAAAGTAA
- a CDS encoding putative toxin-antitoxin system toxin component, PIN family, producing the protein MITAVIDTNVFISALMKADTAPRALLRRCLLGQVQPLIGNALYSEYEDIMTREHVFTTSAVTADERETLFNAFVSQCQWVNIYYRWRPNLRDEADNHLMELAIAGNAQWLITGNTRDFWQHELQFPDIRIATVTEFLQTLQEAN; encoded by the coding sequence ATGATTACCGCCGTTATCGACACCAATGTTTTCATTTCCGCACTGATGAAGGCTGACACCGCGCCACGGGCATTGTTGCGCCGCTGCCTGTTGGGGCAAGTACAGCCATTGATCGGCAATGCCCTGTATTCGGAATACGAAGACATCATGACGCGGGAGCATGTATTCACCACCAGTGCCGTAACAGCGGATGAGCGCGAAACACTGTTCAACGCTTTTGTTTCTCAATGCCAGTGGGTCAATATCTATTATCGGTGGCGACCAAACCTTCGGGATGAAGCCGACAATCACCTCATGGAACTCGCCATAGCAGGCAATGCCCAATGGCTGATTACAGGCAACACCCGCGATTTCTGGCAACATGAATTGCAATTCCCTGACATTCGGATAGCAACCGTGACGGAATTTCTGCAAACACTACAGGAGGCAAACTAA
- a CDS encoding Fic family protein: MQDLHWQIPPNSATALMLAKRQLSEFVCDAVNLEGINMTLPEVQTLLDGITVGGHKLSDQQITVNQGNAWRLLFSWLERGEFTVSAEKACALHAAAGKEEALEWGRFRSGGVFIAGTDYMPPPIAELPARFEAMLADLAHINDIYDQAIHLFLTMARCQFFYDVNKRMGRFMMNGHLLQHGYPAINLPAKRQLEFNTLMLAFYDSGDETAMNAFMRSCMDERVLRIMRGT; the protein is encoded by the coding sequence ATGCAAGACCTCCACTGGCAAATCCCCCCCAACTCCGCCACCGCGCTAATGCTGGCAAAGCGCCAGCTCAGCGAATTCGTCTGCGATGCGGTCAATCTGGAAGGCATCAACATGACCCTGCCAGAAGTCCAAACCCTGCTGGACGGCATCACCGTGGGCGGACACAAACTTTCCGATCAGCAAATCACCGTCAACCAAGGCAACGCATGGCGGCTATTGTTTAGCTGGCTCGAACGCGGCGAATTCACCGTTTCCGCCGAAAAAGCCTGCGCACTCCACGCCGCTGCGGGCAAAGAAGAGGCATTAGAATGGGGACGCTTCCGCTCCGGTGGCGTATTCATCGCTGGAACAGATTACATGCCGCCACCCATCGCCGAATTGCCCGCCCGTTTCGAGGCAATGCTTGCCGACCTTGCCCACATCAACGACATTTACGACCAAGCCATCCACCTCTTCCTGACGATGGCGCGTTGCCAATTTTTCTACGACGTGAACAAGCGTATGGGGCGTTTCATGATGAATGGGCATTTGCTCCAACACGGCTACCCCGCGATCAATTTACCCGCCAAACGCCAACTGGAATTCAACACCTTGATGCTGGCGTTCTATGATTCGGGTGATGAAACCGCGATGAATGCGTTTATGCGTTCGTGCATGGATGAGCGGGTGCTGCGGATTATGCGCGGGACATAA
- a CDS encoding DUF4118 domain-containing protein, translated as MKNGLEARPLWQRHLLALLAVGITTLLAVPLHNHLDLANTAMLFLLTVVLVAVKLGRRPAILTAFCSVIAFDFFFVPPHWSLSVAHAQYLVTFAVMLVVALIITHLTAGLRQQATDANTREQQALSLYELEKVAHEARMQMLSERLRNTILSALSHDIRTPLTSLYGLAESLKLSKPPLPSDTQETITAIRDQALHLNSMVSNLLEMARLQAGGMKFRKEWQPLEEVIGASTKLLKVALRHQPVKVSLPADLPLLEFDAILMERVFCNLLENAAKYSPADSTLQITAKLLPTQVEICVCNPGEGFPADKLNQVFELFERGNHESTIPGVGLGLSICRAIIEAHDGDIAASNPTHGGGCICFHLPLGTPPIIEPEPFHPTGNTP; from the coding sequence ATGAAAAACGGATTGGAAGCCCGCCCTTTATGGCAACGGCATTTATTGGCATTGCTGGCGGTTGGCATCACCACCCTGCTGGCAGTACCGTTGCATAACCATCTCGATTTAGCCAATACCGCCATGCTGTTTTTGCTGACCGTGGTACTGGTGGCGGTCAAGCTGGGTCGTCGCCCTGCTATCCTCACCGCATTTTGCAGCGTGATTGCCTTCGATTTCTTTTTTGTGCCACCGCATTGGTCGCTCTCGGTTGCCCACGCCCAATACCTCGTCACGTTTGCCGTCATGCTAGTCGTTGCCCTCATCATTACCCACCTGACTGCGGGATTACGCCAGCAAGCCACCGATGCCAACACCCGCGAACAGCAAGCCCTGAGCCTGTACGAACTCGAAAAAGTTGCCCACGAAGCGCGGATGCAAATGCTCTCGGAACGCTTGCGCAACACCATCCTCTCTGCGCTATCACACGACATCCGCACCCCGCTCACCTCGTTATACGGGCTGGCAGAATCCCTAAAACTGAGCAAACCGCCGTTGCCATCCGACACGCAGGAAACCATTACCGCTATCCGCGACCAAGCCCTACACCTCAATAGCATGGTCAGCAATTTGCTGGAAATGGCACGGTTGCAAGCAGGCGGCATGAAATTCCGCAAGGAATGGCAGCCGCTGGAAGAAGTCATCGGCGCAAGCACCAAGCTGCTCAAAGTCGCCCTGCGCCACCAACCGGTCAAAGTCAGCCTACCCGCCGATTTACCCCTGCTGGAATTCGATGCCATCCTCATGGAACGGGTATTTTGCAACTTGCTGGAAAATGCTGCGAAGTATTCGCCTGCCGATTCCACCCTGCAAATCACCGCCAAGCTGCTGCCCACACAGGTGGAAATTTGCGTGTGCAACCCCGGTGAAGGCTTTCCGGCTGACAAGCTGAACCAAGTCTTCGAGCTGTTTGAACGCGGCAACCACGAATCCACCATCCCCGGTGTGGGGCTGGGTTTGAGCATTTGCCGCGCCATTATCGAAGCGCACGATGGCGATATTGCTGCCAGCAACCCAACGCACGGCGGCGGGTGTATCTGCTTTCACCTGCCGTTGGGTACGCCCCCGATCATCGAACCCGAACCCTTTCACCCCACAGGCAATACCCCATGA
- a CDS encoding response regulator — protein MTTAISHILVVEDEQHIRRFVRTALESEAYQVTEAGTCAQGLQDIRTQRLDMLILDLGLPDGDGVQLIQTLRTWSKLPVLVLSARSADQDKIKALDAGADDYLSKPFSTGELLARVRALLRRSQFNPETASPLIHFGDIEVDLSQRQVRRRGEAVRITPIEFHLLSLLLLNAGRVMTHRHLLREVWGSTYVESNHYLRVYVGHLRQKLEDDPSQPRHLLTETGIGYRFQL, from the coding sequence ATGACCACAGCCATCAGCCATATTCTGGTGGTGGAAGACGAACAGCACATCCGCCGTTTCGTCCGCACCGCCTTGGAAAGTGAAGCCTATCAAGTCACCGAAGCAGGTACTTGCGCACAAGGCTTACAGGACATCCGCACCCAACGGCTGGATATGCTCATTCTGGACTTGGGGCTACCCGACGGTGATGGTGTGCAACTCATTCAGACCTTGCGCACTTGGTCAAAATTGCCGGTGTTGGTGCTATCCGCCCGTAGTGCCGACCAAGACAAAATCAAGGCACTGGATGCGGGTGCTGACGATTACCTCAGCAAACCGTTTTCGACTGGCGAATTGCTGGCACGGGTACGCGCCCTGTTGCGCCGCAGCCAGTTCAACCCAGAAACCGCCAGCCCGCTGATTCATTTCGGTGATATTGAAGTGGATTTGTCACAACGCCAAGTGCGCCGTCGCGGGGAAGCCGTGCGCATTACTCCGATTGAGTTTCACCTGTTAAGCCTGCTGTTGCTCAATGCAGGGCGGGTCATGACCCACCGCCATTTGCTGCGCGAAGTGTGGGGCAGCACGTATGTGGAAAGCAATCACTACCTGCGCGTGTACGTCGGGCATTTGCGCCAGAAGCTCGAAGATGACCCCAGCCAACCGCGCCATTTACTCACCGAAACCGGCATTGGCTACCGTTTCCAATTGTAG
- a CDS encoding potassium transporter Kup, with the protein MTNSHVPKQKLGALTLAALGIVYGDIGTSPLYAFKEAFTHGLAPSHANVLATLSALFWAITLIISLKYVWLVLRFDNKGEGGVLALQALAHRHTRRTMPQWSKAVALIGVFAAALFYGDAIITPAISVLSAIEGISVATPQFEHLIIPITLGILISLFLIQRFGTAKVGILFGPITVVWFVSLGALGISSILQTPEVLQALNPLYALEFTLHHPLAAFVLLSAVFLALTGGEALYADMGHFGAKPIRLAWYGLVWPALILNYFGQGALVMRDPTMTQNPFYFLAPDGLLVPLVVLATMATVIASQATISGAYSLTQQATRLGYLPRIRVQHTSDSEQGQIYIASVNWLMLLGVILLVLGFGSSSGLAAAYGIAVSGTMIITSVLIFLVALARPNQRLRKAIIASVLVAIVFEIMFFSSNLSKIGHGGWLPILLGLAIFTLLTTWKTGSELIAEHRRKINVTMRKFVADPHREIPRVSGTAVYLASNPNLVPSRLFYNIKHYKVMHEQIVFLHVDNEEVPYVEEENRLMVTGLAPGIYSVAVRFGFREEPDLGKALRGTVNYQLDLPADSTTFFVARTSIVDCEGVLPYWRCALFGWMMRQSESAATYFNLPSEQVVEIGTQVTL; encoded by the coding sequence ATGACTAACTCGCACGTTCCCAAACAAAAGCTGGGGGCATTGACCCTAGCCGCCTTGGGCATTGTTTACGGCGACATTGGCACTAGCCCGCTGTATGCCTTCAAAGAAGCCTTTACGCATGGGTTAGCACCCAGTCATGCCAATGTGCTGGCTACACTGTCGGCACTGTTTTGGGCGATTACCCTGATTATTTCCCTCAAATACGTATGGCTGGTATTGCGTTTCGACAATAAGGGCGAAGGCGGCGTGTTGGCTTTGCAAGCCCTTGCGCATCGGCACACGCGCCGTACCATGCCGCAATGGTCAAAGGCGGTGGCACTGATCGGGGTGTTTGCGGCTGCATTGTTTTACGGCGATGCCATTATTACCCCCGCGATTTCAGTATTGTCGGCGATCGAAGGGATCAGCGTGGCAACCCCGCAGTTTGAACACCTGATTATCCCGATTACTTTGGGTATTTTAATCAGCCTGTTTTTGATCCAGCGGTTCGGTACGGCGAAAGTGGGCATCTTGTTTGGCCCGATTACGGTGGTGTGGTTTGTGAGTTTGGGGGCACTGGGCATTAGCAGTATTTTGCAAACGCCGGAGGTGTTGCAAGCCTTGAACCCGTTGTACGCGCTGGAATTCACCCTGCATCACCCGCTTGCTGCATTTGTATTGCTTTCCGCTGTGTTTCTGGCGTTGACCGGCGGCGAAGCCTTGTATGCCGACATGGGGCATTTTGGCGCAAAACCCATCCGCTTGGCTTGGTATGGCTTGGTGTGGCCTGCCTTAATCCTGAATTATTTTGGGCAAGGCGCGTTGGTGATGCGTGACCCCACGATGACGCAGAACCCGTTCTATTTTCTCGCGCCAGATGGCTTGCTCGTGCCGTTGGTGGTGCTGGCGACGATGGCAACCGTGATTGCTTCGCAAGCCACCATTTCCGGTGCGTATTCGCTTACCCAGCAAGCCACGCGCTTGGGCTATTTGCCGCGCATTCGGGTGCAGCACACCTCGGATTCGGAACAGGGGCAAATTTACATTGCCAGCGTCAACTGGTTGATGTTGTTGGGGGTTATCCTGCTGGTGCTGGGGTTTGGCTCGTCCAGCGGCTTGGCAGCGGCTTACGGGATTGCGGTATCCGGCACGATGATTATTACCAGCGTGTTGATTTTTCTGGTGGCATTGGCTCGCCCCAACCAACGCTTGCGCAAGGCGATTATTGCCAGTGTGCTGGTGGCAATTGTATTTGAAATCATGTTCTTCAGTTCCAACCTGAGCAAAATCGGGCATGGCGGCTGGCTACCGATTTTACTGGGATTGGCCATTTTCACTTTGCTGACGACATGGAAAACAGGTAGCGAGTTGATTGCGGAACATCGGCGCAAAATCAATGTGACCATGCGTAAATTTGTCGCCGACCCACACCGCGAGATTCCGCGTGTTTCTGGAACGGCGGTGTATCTGGCTTCCAACCCGAATCTTGTGCCTAGCCGCTTGTTTTATAACATTAAGCATTACAAGGTGATGCATGAGCAGATTGTGTTCCTGCATGTGGATAATGAGGAAGTGCCGTATGTTGAGGAAGAAAATCGTTTGATGGTGACGGGGCTTGCGCCGGGGATCTACAGCGTGGCGGTGCGCTTTGGCTTCCGCGAAGAGCCGGATTTGGGCAAAGCATTGCGCGGTACGGTCAATTACCAATTGGACTTGCCTGCGGATAGCACTACGTTTTTCGTGGCGCGTACTTCGATTGTGGATTGTGAAGGGGTATTACCGTATTGGCGGTGTGCGCTGTTTGGCTGGATGATGCGCCAGTCAGAAAGTGCCGCGACGTACTTTAATTTGCCATCGGAGCAAGTGGTGGAAATTGGGACGCAGGTGACGTTGTAA
- a CDS encoding zinc-binding metallopeptidase family protein, giving the protein MKRFHCICGQEVLFEDKECPCCGRALGFNPDTLEMLVLNRAPHLRVCSLREHSVGCNWLLSHADKHKQCYSCRLTRTVPAQDIPINVQRWTVLERAKRRLVYSLITLGLPLVGREQDPSFGMVFDFLEDQRTNPLVKKRVVYTGHKSGVITLHAVEADEAHRVTAREQLKERYRTVLGHLRHESGHYYWDKLVRDSAWYPRFRNLFGGEENYRESLDCYYAYGAIPQWEKRHISAYASAHPWEDWAETWAHYLHIMDTLETATSFGLIHRETVDPDGFHLLMQEWRQLSRTMNALNRSMGQPDAYPFTLSRQVIVKLRFIHQLVTGSEGM; this is encoded by the coding sequence ATGAAGCGTTTCCACTGTATTTGCGGTCAAGAGGTCTTGTTTGAGGATAAAGAATGCCCGTGTTGCGGCAGGGCATTAGGGTTTAACCCGGATACGTTGGAGATGTTAGTGCTGAACCGTGCGCCGCACTTGCGGGTATGCTCGCTGCGTGAACATTCGGTGGGGTGTAATTGGTTATTGTCGCACGCTGATAAGCACAAGCAGTGCTATTCGTGCCGGTTGACACGCACCGTTCCGGCACAAGATATTCCCATCAATGTGCAGCGTTGGACGGTGTTGGAACGCGCAAAGCGGCGCTTGGTGTATTCGTTGATCACCTTGGGATTGCCGTTGGTGGGGCGGGAACAAGACCCGTCTTTTGGCATGGTGTTTGATTTTTTGGAAGATCAACGCACGAACCCGTTGGTGAAAAAAAGAGTGGTTTACACCGGGCATAAAAGCGGTGTGATTACCTTGCACGCGGTGGAAGCGGATGAGGCGCATCGCGTGACAGCGCGTGAACAATTGAAAGAACGTTACCGCACGGTATTGGGGCATTTGCGCCATGAAAGCGGGCATTATTATTGGGACAAATTGGTGCGGGATTCGGCATGGTATCCGCGTTTCCGCAATTTGTTTGGGGGCGAGGAAAATTACCGCGAATCGTTGGATTGCTATTACGCTTATGGCGCAATTCCGCAATGGGAAAAGCGCCACATCAGCGCTTACGCCAGCGCCCACCCGTGGGAGGATTGGGCAGAAACGTGGGCGCATTACCTGCACATTATGGATACGCTGGAAACCGCGACCAGCTTTGGCTTAATTCACCGTGAGACCGTTGACCCCGATGGTTTCCACTTATTGATGCAGGAATGGCGGCAACTGTCGCGCACCATGAATGCACTCAATCGCAGCATGGGGCAGCCGGATGCTTACCCTTTCACCTTATCGCGGCAGGTCATTGTGAAACTGCGCTTTATTCACCAACTGGTCACGGGTTCAGAAGGTATGTAG
- a CDS encoding proteasome-type protease — protein MTYCIGISLDDGLVLTSDSRTNAGIDHVSTYSKMHRCVTTPDRCLVIMSAGNLATTQGVIQQIRRDVLEGLPRNINTLSYLADVAEYLGDVLVNRIRKHTEQTGFVPDATLILGGQIQGRNPNIYMIYPQGNYITSSADTPYLQIGESKYGKPVLDRFITRDASLEDAAICSLISMDSTMKSNASVGPPIEVMIYPRDQFNAPKHYKFEAEDPYLLEIRHEWANQLNRAFRSMPRLEVHAKPNSTLHTF, from the coding sequence ATGACATATTGTATCGGCATTTCTCTCGACGATGGGCTTGTTTTAACCTCTGACTCACGTACTAACGCGGGCATTGATCATGTCAGCACTTACAGCAAGATGCACCGTTGCGTCACTACCCCGGATCGCTGCTTAGTGATTATGAGTGCGGGCAATCTCGCCACCACTCAAGGCGTGATTCAACAAATCCGCCGCGATGTATTGGAAGGCTTGCCCCGTAACATCAATACCTTAAGCTATCTGGCGGATGTAGCTGAATACTTGGGTGATGTATTAGTCAACCGGATTCGCAAGCACACCGAACAAACCGGTTTTGTCCCCGACGCCACGCTGATCCTCGGTGGGCAGATTCAAGGGCGCAACCCCAATATCTACATGATTTACCCGCAAGGTAACTACATTACCTCCTCGGCGGACACCCCTTATTTGCAAATCGGCGAAAGCAAATACGGCAAACCCGTGTTGGATCGTTTTATCACCCGCGACGCTTCGCTGGAAGATGCCGCCATTTGCTCGCTGATTTCCATGGATTCCACCATGAAAAGCAATGCCAGCGTCGGGCCACCGATTGAAGTCATGATTTACCCACGCGACCAATTCAACGCCCCCAAACACTACAAGTTTGAAGCGGAAGACCCGTATTTACTTGAAATCCGCCACGAATGGGCGAATCAGTTGAATCGCGCGTTCCGTTCCATGCCGCGCTTGGAAGTCCACGCCAAACCGAACAGCACCCTACATACCTTCTGA
- a CDS encoding UDP-2,3-diacylglucosamine diphosphatase, whose protein sequence is MSSWFIADLHLDGTRPGAIRLLLNLLEQIEGRADALYILGDLFEYWVGDDALATPDAAVFQPVVSGLRQVHDSGVKLYFQHGNRDFLVGERFAEATGCTLLPEQQVIDLYGTPTLLLHGDTLCTDDVEYQQVRKLFRNPQWQQQFLALPLAERIRQAEAMRAQSRQRMQGKAEAILDVNQQTVEATLRAAGVTCMIHGHTHRPAVHDFLLDDLRSQRVVLGDWHEAKGSFLRVDADTMTLEC, encoded by the coding sequence ATGTCAAGCTGGTTTATTGCAGATTTGCATTTAGATGGTACTCGCCCCGGTGCAATTCGGTTGCTGCTCAATTTATTGGAACAGATTGAGGGCAGGGCGGATGCGCTCTATATTTTGGGTGATTTGTTTGAATATTGGGTCGGCGATGATGCGCTGGCGACGCCTGATGCGGCAGTGTTTCAGCCGGTGGTGTCGGGTTTGCGACAGGTGCACGATAGTGGCGTGAAATTATACTTTCAGCACGGCAACCGCGATTTTTTGGTGGGGGAACGATTTGCTGAAGCGACGGGGTGTACGTTGCTGCCCGAACAACAGGTGATCGACTTGTATGGCACGCCGACCTTGCTGTTGCACGGTGATACGCTGTGTACCGATGATGTCGAATACCAGCAAGTGCGCAAGCTGTTTCGCAACCCGCAATGGCAGCAGCAATTCCTCGCCTTGCCGCTGGCAGAGCGTATTCGTCAAGCCGAAGCGATGCGGGCGCAAAGCCGCCAGCGTATGCAGGGCAAGGCGGAGGCAATTTTGGATGTGAATCAACAAACCGTAGAAGCGACCTTGCGGGCAGCGGGTGTAACGTGCATGATTCACGGGCATACGCACCGCCCTGCTGTGCATGATTTCCTGCTGGATGACTTGCGATCACAGCGGGTAGTATTGGGCGATTGGCACGAAGCCAAGGGCAGTTTTTTGCGTGTGGATGCCGACACCATGACGTTGGAGTGTTAA